The genomic interval CGAAAAAAGGGCGTATGATAAAGAAACAACAGTAATAGCATCTGGTCAATTTGAGCGAACACATGATTATCGAAATTCAAATCTATTAGATAGCACGATCGAGCTTTTAAAAGGGTTTTTCCGAAGTTAATCCAGGGAAGGTGTCTGGAGTTTTGATACCAAGAATTACGGAAAGAGAAGTCATTGGATCACTCACTGCATTATGTAAATAAACTTGGCGATGATATAAGAGTATTTCCTGAATACTCTATAGAATTAAAAGGAAGTAATGGCCAATATAGAGCAGATTTTTTATTTGAGAAAGCCGAGGAAAGGCTGTTAATTGAGAGCAAACAATGTAGCGATGTTTCAAAGCGTCATCTTAGTGATGGTTCTGACCAATTGTCAGCATATTATGGCTGCATCTGGCATAGAAAAATGGTGTTCTTTATATTCCACCGCTTTCTCATGGAGTAGAAATGGAAGTGGCTCGTATTGAGAGAATGGTTGAGAATAAAATATATAACCTAAATCCTGCAAACAAGGCAAAGCCTTGTTGCAGGAATAGGATTGAAATGGTAGGATTTCCAAGGTATTCGGCGGTATATTGATAACAAAAAACACCTGAAAGGAGATTCACCATTTCGATGAAGAATATAGCAAAAAAATACAGCAAAAGACAACCGAAAATCAAGGCAGAGATGAGCGGGAAAGGCTTAACGGTACATGCAGGGCTTTTACCGGTATTGAATTTTATGGGTAAGCTGATGTTCCGGGAGAGAGTCCATGAAGCGGTCCATAAGGATCGTGGAGCAAATGCCCGGTATCAGTTTGTCGATGCGGTACAAATGGTAGTGATAGGGTTGATAGCAGGGGCGACATCGATGGTAGAGGTGATGAAGGTGTGTACAGATGAGGTATTGAAGAAGATGTCCGGGTGGAAAGAGGTACCTGTAGATACTACGATAGGACGTATTATGAAGCTGGCGAGTCAGGGAGATATAGTGGAACTGACGGGGGTGATCCACCGGTTTAGGGGAAAGATATGGAAGCGTGCGGTGAGATCAGGCCATAAACTCAGGAGTGCTCTTTGCGAAGTATGGATAGATGTTGATTCTACCGTAGATGGTGTATATGGGAAACAGGAGGGTGCAGAGGTAGGATATAATCCGCACAAGAAGGGGCAGAAGGCGTATCATTCCTTAATGGCATTTATTGCAGAAACAAAGGAGGTATTACATAGTTGGTTCCGCTGTGGAAGCGCCTACACGAGTAACGGAGTAGTAGAGTTCATGAAGGAATGTATGGCGTACATGAATAAGGGGGTAAGGGTGGTATTTCGAGGAGACAGCGGTTTTTTTACCGGAGAATTACTTGAATACCTTGAGTCAATATTGGCGGGATATCTGATTAAGGTAAAGCTGAAGAATCTGGAAGGATTGCTTGAAGGGCAGAAATGGAATGAGGTGAAAGGGGAGCCAGGATGGGAACAGGCTGAATTTTGGTATCGATGTGCAGGGTGGGATCGTGCGAGACGTTTTGTGGCAGTGCGGCAATTGGTCAAAAGAGAAAAGAAATTAGTAGAAGTGTCCGTGTATGAGTATTTTTGTTACGTTACAACGGAGCGGTTAAGTCCGATGGAAGCGCATCGTTGTTATGGAAAGAGGGCTACCTGCGAGACTTTGATAGAAGAGAGTAAAGGACAGATGAATGCGGGGCACATACGTACGGGTGAATTTTTGGCCAATGCTGCGCTATTTCAGTGTGCGGTGTTAGCGTATAATCTTTTGAAGTGGATGGGATTGCTCAGTGGTGGAGTGATACAAAAGTGGGAAGTAAAGACGATGAGACTGTGGTTAATCCGTGTGGCAGGGAAACTGGTGGAGAGAAGCCGGCAGATGACATTAAAATTGCCGGAGAAATTTCT from Candidatus Kuenenia stuttgartiensis carries:
- a CDS encoding IS1380-like element ISCku8 family transposase, whose translation is MKNIAKKYSKRQPKIKAEMSGKGLTVHAGLLPVLNFMGKLMFRERVHEAVHKDRGANARYQFVDAVQMVVIGLIAGATSMVEVMKVCTDEVLKKMSGWKEVPVDTTIGRIMKLASQGDIVELTGVIHRFRGKIWKRAVRSGHKLRSALCEVWIDVDSTVDGVYGKQEGAEVGYNPHKKGQKAYHSLMAFIAETKEVLHSWFRCGSAYTSNGVVEFMKECMAYMNKGVRVVFRGDSGFFTGELLEYLESILAGYLIKVKLKNLEGLLEGQKWNEVKGEPGWEQAEFWYRCAGWDRARRFVAVRQLVKREKKLVEVSVYEYFCYVTTERLSPMEAHRCYGKRATCETLIEESKGQMNAGHIRTGEFLANAALFQCAVLAYNLLKWMGLLSGGVIQKWEVKTMRLWLIRVAGKLVERSRQMTLKLPEKFLHQEEWEKWERMSLDVVFQ